The Coffea arabica cultivar ET-39 chromosome 2c, Coffea Arabica ET-39 HiFi, whole genome shotgun sequence genome includes the window GTGCATGTGGTTATATGGGGGAATAGCATTGTAGGGTTGAGAAAAAGAGTTTTATGCTTTTATTTTGGATGGATACTCGTGAGTCTGAAACCTCCTATGTTAATAATAGTGGTACGAGAATTTGATTGAGTTTAAAGAATTTGATTTAGAAAGTATGGAGGACATTACTCCTTATTAGGGGATGGGGTCAAGAAGATTAGATTAGTAATAAAATTTGGTCAACATATAAGACTAACAGCCGAAGGATGGTTACTGTTCATAAGCTTTTCGTCGTCCTCACGTGCCGAAGGAAGGTCCTCAcgtggttctttttttttttctttatcttcccTTTCCGTCTCGTCTCATCTCATTAATGCACCCACCTGCTTTTCCGTCTCCTCTGGTTCTTTTTCTTAATATCTTCCCTTTCACCTCTTTTCATATCTTCCCTTTCACCTCTTTTCATCTCATCTCATCGATGCACTCGCatgcttttccatttttttattaGACGATGGATTTTATCCTTTGGATTTATGGCCTCCGTCTTTTAcctgagatttcttctcttctaCCCAGCAATTGGAGGTATCTCATTAATGCACTGCTCTGGTTCTTTCTTAATATCTTCCCTTTCACCTCTTTTCATCTCACCTCATCGATACACCCGCatgcttttccattttttccttctccgtCTGCTGTGGTTATGAATGAGTGTGTTGAGAATCGTTTTCTTATTAATTGGAGTAAGGCGTATTACACGATGGATTTTATGTCCTTTTCCTGGGATTTCTTCTCTTCTGCCCAGCAATTGGAGGTATCTCATTAATGCACCCTCGTTTTTCCCACGTGCTTTACCtgagattttttcttttctacccAGCAATTGGAGGTACGATTCCTTTTTCTCCTTCCTATCTCAGTTTTTTGGCTCTTCCCTTTCACCTCTTTTCATCTCACCTCATCGATACACCCGCatgcttttccattttttccttctccgtCTGCTGTGGTTATGAATGAGTGTGTTGAGAATCTTTTTCTTATTAATTGGAGTAAGGCGTATTACACGATGGATTTTATGTCCTTTTCCTGGGATTTCTTCTCTTCTGCCCAGCAATTGGAGGTATCTCATTAATGCACCCTCGTTTTTCCCACGTGCTTTACCtgagattttttcttttctacccAGCAATTGGAGGTACGATTCCTTTTTCTCCTTCCTATCTCAGTTTTTTGGCTCTTCCCTTTCACCTCTTTTCATCTCACCTCATCGATACACCCGCatgcttttccattttttccttctccgtCTGCTGTGGTTATGAATGAGTGTGTTGAGAATCTTTTTCTTATTAATTGGAGTAAGGCGTATTACACGATGGATTTTATCCTTTGGATTTATGGCCTCCGTCCTTTACCTGGGATTTCTTCTCTTCTGCCCAGCAATTGGAGGTATCTCATTAATGCACCCTCGTTTTTCCCACGTGCTTTACCtgagattttttcttttctacccAGCAATTGGAGGTACGATTCCTTTTTCTCCTTCCTATCTCAGTTTTTTGGCTCTTCCTTTTAATGATTATGATATTTTTCTAGGGTTCCTCTCCCAACTTTTTGCGTTCTTCAACCTTACTTTTTTGTAGGAAATTTCTTCTgtgcttttttcctttttttgttgtattttcGCTTGCATGCTAAGTTTTACaggtgtttttttttaattttattttctagGCTTCCTCTTCTAGCTGTTTGCGTTCCTGCAAAGGTTGATCTTTTGTCGGAATTTTCTTCTGtgccttttccatttttcccctcTTTGCCTATTTTACGATTGTTGTTCttgtcttttaatttttttgcgttattttgttattttgtaatttttttgcgTAAAGGTACTGTTTTTTCCCGcttattttttttggtcatcGTCTTTTCGTACGGTCTTATCTGTGCCTTTTTGTTTTGCAGGAATGGCAACTGCTGCTGCTTCCACTGTTAGTTTTGTACCCGAGCTTGGTGCCATTCCATGTGAGCCTTTTGACGCATCTTCAGGTTTTTATGTTTTATAGGTTCTGTCTTAGTTGCCTTTGGGTATGCTTGTCCTATATATTTATCTTATTGCTGCTATTGCTTCAGCCGTTGCTGCTGCGCCTAAGCTTCTTCGCATATCAAATGTCTCTGAATCTACACGTGGTTGGATGACCTTGGTTCATGTTGTTGAGGCTGATCGTGTCAAGGTTGCTAGCCATGGATCGATTTCGAAGTCGTTCCGTTTATTTCGGTTTGGCGATTCGCAGGTGCctttgatttgtttcttgatgcATGCTTATTTGATGCTGTCATTTTTGTGCTTGCTTCGCTGTCTAATATAATTTTCCAATTAGGGTATTAAAGTGTCTGCCATTGTTTATGATGACAACGTTCCTTGTGTGGATGGGCTTCTTCTTCCATTTAGGAAGTATTATATATCGAATGCTGAGATCCGCCGGCTTGCCGAGCTCCCCCCAGATTGTTTTTATCCCTTTTACTGGGTGATTAATTCTGATACTTCTATTAGAGAGGCTACTGATGTTGGGCTTCCTGTTCTGCCTTTTTATTTTGGCCTGCGCTCTTACGATTCTTTGCACTTTGTTGCTGACACTAATAACCTCATAAGTAGGTTCTCTCTtcccttttcttgctttttttttattcgTTGTTTGTTTTCGCTTCATTCACTCTGTTTTTTGTCTTGCATGAACCTAGATATCATGGGGGTGGTGGTTAATTCTTTGCCTGCACGGGACGTTTATGTGGAAGGAATCCTTCGCCGTGAGAGAGATATTATTATAGTTGACCAGGGGTAATCATGTTACTCtgtctacattttttttttccttgctctTTGTTTTGTTGCTCTTATGatcttcttcttttatttgtGTCGCTGATGTAGGAAGCGTCCCATCATCTTGACCCTATTTGGTGACTATGAATCTATTGAGGGGCGAGCTATCGAAAATTTAATGCATGCTATGCCTATTATCATTGCTATCAGGGTTAGGGTGACTACAAAAAAATGTatgcttttccctttctttgttggttttctttttatcttttttggtCTCTTTTATGCGGATCTACTGTTCTTTACTGTTGGGTGTTTGCTGGTTTGGTTTGTCTCTTTTTTCCTTAGGTTTGTCTTTGTCGATTCATCCCTCATCTATTGTTCTTGTTTGTCCTGATGTTTTGGAGGCAAAGTTGCTTGAtgcttggtaagtgttgcttcttttgtttgtttctcTGGTGTATAGGATGGGTCTTTTCCTAAGCTGTGTACcctcttgttttgtttttgcaTTTAGGTGTACTGATAACATTTCTGAGTTGGTTCGTTTGGTTTTTGACGAGCGCGCTTACTTGGACCCTACTGTCTTGCTCCCCCCTGTTCGTGATCTCACTGTTACTACCATTGCCGATGTTCTGTCCTGTGACCCCTTCGTTAGTGCTTTTATTGTTTCTTGTTGCTTTGGTGTCTTTTCTTTATCCTGTTGTTCCCTTCCTTCATTTTCAGTCGTTGGATGTCAGGATTGGGGAAATGCGTGGATTAAGGGCCATGTTGAGGTTGCTTGGCCTTGTGCTCGCTCTTGGCATATGGCATGTCCCCATTGTTATGAACTCTATGATTATGCTACAACCCTTGGAACTCTATGTCTTTCTTGTGGCCTGGGAATATATGCTTTCCCTAGGTGCGTTCTGTTTTTTCATTAGTTATCACAGGATTTCTGTCTTCCTTGTTTTGGTTTTTCATGGTGCTGTTTTTAAGAGCAGAGCATGGATTAGGCTTACTGTTCATGATGATACTGGGTATGTGAATGTTATTGCGCTGGGCGCTGAAGCTGAGAGGCTAATTGGTGTTAGTGCCGTTTACATGTATGCGTCTACTGATGATGAGGTAGTGTGCTGCTCTTTTCTTGTGTATGCATACTTTAATTTGATGGTCGCTCCTTTATGTTGCTTGTCGTTCATTTCCATTGTTATTGATGAGGTTTTCAGTTTCTTACAGAATTTTGCGTTGTACTGCCGTGTGTCTCGGCAAATTAAACGCTCAAAGCTCTTGCTCTACATTAAGCGTTCTACTGATGTGATCAGAACAGAGACCACAACTAGATACACTGTTGTTGCCTGCTACCCAGCTTAGTCGAGCTATTTTTTGTCTCTCGAGCGTCTATAAACTCATATTTTGTAATAGCTCTTAGGTTTTATGTACTATTCAATTAGTTATGCTTGCCTCTTGTAATTAACTACCTATGTGGCCAACAGGAAATTGTTCTTCCTACAGGAAATTGCCTCTGATCTTGTTCTTAGCCAGGAAATGTTGTTCTATTTTTTGTATCTGTCTTTTCCTCTATATGTATGGCTATTGAAAGTTTCTGTTTGTTTATATTCGATTGGGCCGCGTGTATTAACCATTccctctttttattttttatgaacATGGGAAGCCTTGCTCTTGTTCTTGGCCTTACGAAGTGTTATATTTGTAAATGCATTTTTCCCCCTTGGATGCTAGGCAACATTTTATATCAAGCTAATTGGTAATCAATGGTCTTTGTTTtgcctttaaaaaaaatagtactGCCCTTCAAGATAGCATATTATCCTCTGCGCATTAGTCTTGAATTTCGTGGCCCAAGATCGGTATTCAATGGTCTTTACTTTGGTCTTTAAAGAAAGTTTTCCTGCCCTTCAAAATACCATATTATCCTTTGCGCATTAAGCTTGAATTCTAATTGCCTATTTGCGTTGGAGGAAAAGAACTTTTCTGCGCCGATTTatcttttttcccaaaaaaaattatcgCTTTGGGTAATTTCCCTTTGGACTACTTTGCAATTGTATCTGACCAGCTGTCTTTTCTCCAAACGTAGCTCTTAGGACCTTATTAGATTGATATCCCTCCATGCACTGTCCGTGCATTGCTCTTTCCATGCACCGCATTGCTCTTTTCATGCAACGTAGGTACGTGTGTAAGGAAAGAAAGATTTAACAggtcttcattttttttgatcTTTCCTGTGCGCTTCCCTTACTTTCGCTTTTGTTCGCGACTCTTGATTCTGGCGCCTTCTTGCTCTTTGGGCAGTGTGCTTTCCTTCAAAATGCAATAATGCCGTTGTTAACTGGGTTGTTTATTGGACGATTCATGCAATTTGCTACTTGGACGATTCATGCAGtgacctaattttttttttcccctcgaaaaaaaaaaaagctgttgTCCCGAATTGATACACGACTATCCCTATAAGATCTCGTTTCTTTGTTAATATCATTTCTTTGTTGTGTTGACTTTGCTTTTGTATACTCTCCTGTTCTACCGGGCCAGCCTTTTTTCCCGCCACATTGCTGAGCTCTTGTGCCTTGTTATACCATTTTCACTGTATCCGCTGTCAATTCCTTTCTGTTTTCATGCAATATTGATAGCCGtgtaaggtaaaaaaaaaaaaactcagcaCTCAGCTGCCTTTTTAGCTTTGTCTCAGctcacctttctttttttaccTTTATACAAAAAACTTTCGTTTTCTGTGCTCTGTTTCTTTTGCTGCCGGGTACCTGCAGCGTATATGACCGTTTAGTTTGTTCATGAGACTCGTTTGCCCTGTGGTTTTTTTCCCATTCCTACGTATGCAGAAGCTGTAGTTCGCTTCTGTTTTCGTGCAATATTGATAGCCGCCTACGAGAAAAAAAACTCTTCGATCTACTATTTGGTAAATTTTCTTCCAGCACGGCCTTTCTTTTTGACTTTATACAAAAGCTCTCGCTTGCTCTGCTCTGTTTCTTTCGATAACATGTTTCTCTAGGGTATATCACCGTTTACTTTGTTGCTGAGCCTTTGTCTATTCAGAATCCATTGTTCTTAATCCTGCTATTCTCTTTCCTCGGGTATACTGCTCTTATGCTTTGCTCTGTGTATtcatcctttttcctttttcccccgTTCTTTTACCATTGTTTTGACTTAGTGCTAGCGGTTGTGGTGATCCTTTTTCCTCACTTCTTTGCTCTTTTGCAGTGTAGCTTCTTTTGACTGCTTCCGGCTCTTGTCCTTACTTTCAGTTTGTGTCTTTATCTCAGGTATAGTGATTATTATGATCTTTATGATTGCGCAAACCGCCCTTATATGCTGATAATTCTATATTTGTTTATCTAAAACTTGTTCTGTGTTATTACATTATTATAAGCTAGATCTTGATTCCTAACTCCATGGACCGCAACTCTGTTCGCCGTATGCGTTATGCTAAGATGGACAAGGGGAAAAAGGATGCCTTGTTGCAGCGTAGGCGAGATGCCTACGCGGAAAAAAAATGTACTGGCCATTCTTCTGCTACTGACGCTCTCGGTGCATCTCAGTTAGAGCAATGTGTGCACTATAAAAAAGATCCTTTGTCTACTTCACAACAAGTGGATTCATTTGTTTCCGTCTCTGATTCTTTTGCTCAAGATATCCGACTACCTTCTCATACTACTCCTCCTACCGTTCGTCAAAAAAAGGTATATAAAAGTAGGCAAAGCAAACGCATGCCCGGTGCCTCAAAAGGTTTGCAGGAATCAGGTGCTTTCCCGTCTGCCGCAGGAACTCTCCCCCCTGATAACCATGTACTTGTCAACAGTGATGATGCGTTAGCTGACATGCTTGATGCTACCGCAAACAAACTGGCTTCTAAGCTTAACCCGCAATCATCGTCTGTTGAACCATCTCCTTCTATGATTCTTCAGGCTGTGTCTTCACTGTCACAAGGTATATTCCTTTGACAGTGTTCCTGTTTATTCACTATGTTTGCTTATTCTTTTTGCTTGGTTCTGTTGCTCTTTCGAGGTGCAATCCTCGTTACTTTTGGAGGCTGCTGCTCTTTTCAGCTCTTTTTCCTTACCCTTGTGACAATATCGCATTCATCATCCTTTTCTGCCAGCTCTTTCTGTTCCTCCTATAGAAGAAGGCACCTGTGTTATTGACTTAGGTAGAGCGGAATCATCTGGTGTTGCAAACAATGCACAAATCCTTGTTAGTACACATGCTCTTAAAGAAGGTTTGTGAACGTCCTTAATATTGCTCTGTCTGCTTATAGCGACTGTCTTTACTATCGAACCTCGTTCCTTACTCCTCTATTAAATAATCTTTGCTTAACCGTCACGCtagggagaaaaagaaaaactaggcGCACCGCGTACTCTCGCTTGGAAAAGATCCCTGAACATTCTATTGCTTTGCCAAATGCTCCAAACTGTCAACATTGTGGAGCAAAGAGATTTCACTTGGAACCTCCAAAATTCTGTTGCGCGGGTGGTGACGTTTCTGTTGTTGTGCCCGTCATGCCTTATAGTCTTTATCGTCTTTTTTCTGGTACAGATGAAGAGTGTGTTGAGTTTCGCAAACACATCCGTACTTATAACAATAATGTCGCCTTCACTACTTTTGGTGCAAAGTATGACCATGATCTTACAAAGAACACCAAAGGAGTTTATACCTTTCGCGTTCAAGGTCAGGTTTATCATTTGTTAGATAGCTTAATCTCCTCCGGCAAGCAACCTACAGGCATACAGTTATATTTTTTTGATGAGGAGGAAGAGCTATCTACGAGGCTTCGTAATTCCCCTAGGCTTCGTGAGAGTACTATGAAGCTCTTAATGCGTATTCTTGAGTCTAATCCTTACACTAGATTCTTTAAGAGCTTGCGGGATGTGGCAGATCTGGAAAATCACAAGATTGTTCTTAACTCCAATCCTAGCTTAGATCAAAGGGTCTATAATCTACCAACCTCATCCCAAGTTGCTGCAATCTGGACAGAATCTGAGGGCGAGTCGCTTGAAAAAGGTCCACAAATTCAGGTTTATTCACACTCAAACACCAGCCATCGAATACATCACTATTTTTCCTGCTATGATCCTTTGCAGTATCCTCTCCTATTTCCTCACGGTGAGTGTGGTTGGCGTCATGGGATACTAAGAAATTGTGACTCAAGTAAACGAAAACGTGATGCTTCTGATGATGCCAATGTAATTGATGCTTCTTCAATACGGACTGCCTCAGATTTGATTCGCATGGAACAGGAAGGTAGTTTTATCTAATCTGATATGCTTGCCCTGTGGTTTGTCCTTTTAGTGAATTCTTTATAAAGCTAtagataatatatatatatgttatatgTTCGTGTTTTGTGTAGCTTCTGAAAACGGCAGAAAAGAACGCCGCACTGTTTCTGCCCGAGAGTATTATTGTTACTTACTCCAGATGAGAGAAAACGATCGTTCCATGTTATTGCATGCAAGGAGGCTCTTACAACAGTTTGTTGTTGATGTCTATGTAAAAATTGAAACATCTAGGCTTGATTTCCATAGGAAAAAACAGAATGACGTTAGGACAGAAATTCTACAGGGTGTTATAGATAGTATATCTGTGGGTCAGCGGCAAGGAAGCCAGGTTGGTCGGAGAGTGTACCTTCCAGCTTCGTTTATTGGAGGTCCAAGGGACATGCGACGGCGTTACATAGACGCTATGGCTTTGGTTCAAAAGTATGGCAGACCAGATATTTTTATTACTATGACTTGTAATACTAACTGGAAGGAGATTCAGGAAAATCTAAAGTATGGAGAAGATGCACAGGATAGGCCTGATTTGGTGTCCAGAGTTTTTAGAGCAAAATTCGAAATGCTTAAATCTGAGATACTAAAGAAAAAGATCTTTGGAGAGGTCCAGGCTCTTGTTTATGTTATTGAGTTTCAGAAGAGAGGTCTACCTCATGCTCACTTGCTCCTGATTCTTAAGCATGAATATAAGCCGTTGAATCCTGAGGCTTACGATCAAATTGTTTCTGCTGAGATTCCGGATCCTGATAAGCAGAGATACCTGTATTCACTTGTCATCAAACACATGATGCATGGTCCTTGTGGACAATTGAACAAAGATAATGTTTGCATGAAAAATGGAACGTGCAGAAATCATTATCCCAAGGATTTCAGTGAATACACTATCCATACAGAAGATAGCTATCCGCATTATAGAAGGAGGAGAAATGGTCGAGTTGTAAGAGTACGGAATAAAACACTTGGCAACCGTTGGGTTGTTCCGTACAATCCTTACCTTCTTGCATTATTTGACTGCCATATGAATGTTGAGATTTGTTCAACGGTCAGGTTagtcaaatatttatacaaatacGTCTACAAGGGGCACGACCGTATTAGCTTTCATATAAATACTGGTTCTGCTGCTGAAAACATCGATGAAATCAATGACTTCCAATCCGGACGATGGGTCGCAGCTGCAGAGGCCTTTTGGCGCATATATAGGTTTTCTTTAAATGAAATGACTCCTTCTGTTTACGCTCTTCAGGTACATCTTCCAGGCCACCAGATGATTTCATTTCATAAACATTCTGACCTTGCTGATGTTGTGAACCGTGCTGATTTTAGCAAGACAATGCTTACACAATTTTTTCACATGAATAAGACCGATAAAATAGCTCAAAACCTCAATTGCCTTTACCGTGACTTTCCTGAGTTTTTTGTCTGGACTCCCAAAACAAGAAACTGGACTCCCAGGAAGCGGAGGTCGGTCATTGGCAGATTGGTAACTGTTAGCCCAACTGAGGGAGAACGTTATTATCTTCGATTACTTCTATCTCATGTTCATGCTCCAACGTCATTTGAGGATCTACTCACTGTCAATGGTAAGCTTGCTCTATCATATAGAGAGGCTGCCTTCGAAATGGGTTTGCTCCAATCTGATACGTACTTAGAGGATGCTCTTACGGATGCAGCAACATTTCAAATGCCATTCTCGCTCAGAACTCTGTTTGCAGTTCTCTTAGTCTATTGCTCCCCCAGCAATCCAAGGCTTCTTTGGGAAAGATTCGAGGGTGAGCTTTCCCAGGATTTAAAAAGGAACTCTCATTTGACTGATTGCGATTCTGATCAAATAAGAATGCGTACTCTCCAAGAGATAAACAGAATCTTAGAACAGATGGGAAGGAATGTGAGTGACTACCATCTTGTTCCTGAAGGATTTTCTCTTGTATGTGATGATCGGCTCACAAAGGAGATAGAGAGTGAGAGAAACATTCCATTCACGGAAGAAGACTTGCTCTTATCTTCGAAATTGAACGAAGCCCAGAAACATGCTTACGATGTTATTCTAACTGAGGTTTATTCTTCTGGGAGTAAGAGCTTTTTTGTTGATGGTCCTGGGGGGACTGGCAAAACGTTTTTATATCGTTCACTTCTTGCAACGCTTAGATCTCAGGGCTATATTGCGATAGCAGTTGCATCGTCCGGCGTTGCTGCTTCTATTCTTCCTGGAGGAAGGACTGCTCATTCAAGATTCAAGATTCCGTTGGATGTGTCAGCGAGCAGAACCTGCCAAATCAGCAAGCAGAGCTCTATAGCTAAGCTGATTTCGCTAGCCAAACTAATTCTCTGGGATGAGGCTTCGATGGCTAAAAAGGATACTGTGGAAGCATTTGATCTATTGCTGAAAGATGTGATGGATTCTGATATGCCTTTTGGTGGTAAAATAGTAGTTTTTGGTGGTGATTTTCGTCAGACTCTACCTGTTATACCAAATGCATCTAGGGACCAGCAGATCGAAGCTAGCTTTGTTAATTCTCTTTTATGGAATACTCTGACAAAGCTTTCTTTATCAGAAAATATGCGAGCCCTTTTAGACCTTCCATACTCAGATTTCCTTCTTAGAGTTGGTGAAGGCCGTGAACCTGAAGATCTTGAAGGGAAAATATCTTTATGTGAGCATTTATTAATTCGGTACAATAACAAGAATGAATCACTGAACAggttaggaaaaaaaatttatcctTAAGGCATACTGCTCTTATAGGTGCATTttgtgtatacatatatatatatacacactcaCACGCTTCTAATCATATTCTTACCTACTCAGGTTAGTGGATTTTGTATTCTCCGATCTCTGCCTTTATTCATTAGATCCATACAGCATGATCAACAGATGCGTTCTTACGCCAAAGAACTCCTGTGTCGATGATATTAATGAGATGATGATTGATCGATTCCCTGGACAGGCCTATGTTTATATGAGCACTGATAGAACTCTAAATGAAAGAGATCAAGGGGACTACCAAGACTTTCTGAATTCTTTAAATCCCAAAGGTTTGCCTCCCCATAAATTAGTCCTGAAAGAAAACTGTCCTATCATTCTTCTAAGGAACTTAAATCCTACAGAAGGATTATGTAATGGGACAAGGCTCATTTGCAGAAGCTTAAAACAGCATGTGCTCTGTGCTGAGATTGCAGTCGGTGAGCATCGAGGCAAACAAATTGTTTTGCCTAGAATTCCACTGCAAACATCTGATGCTGAGAAGATTGGAATTCCTTTTAAACGTATTCAGTTTCCAATAAAGCTTTGCTTTGCCATGACCATCAATAAGTCGCAAGGTCAAACATTGGATCGTGTAGGCATCTATCTCCGCGAGCCTGTTTTTTCGCATGGCCAACTATACGTTGCTTTATCTCGCGCTAAGATGGCAACTGCTGTTAAAGTTTTGATAATGCCACCAACTTTTCATGATACTGTCGTTGAGGTTAAAACCCGAAACGTTGTTTACCGGGAAATTCTAGAATTAGCTAAAAGATGACTACATGCATTGAGGTATTTGCACACTTGTAGCTTCACCTACAAAGATTCTTTATATTGCCTGCATTCCACTCACTGCGTTTATTATTTACTTTCTATTGTTATTTGTTTAGGCTTAACCTTTATATAGATTTGCTTCATCTTTAATGCAGTATGGGTGATGTtctgtttattgatgatataaaGCCTGGAATGAAATCATGGACAGCTATAGTAACGGTgcaagaaaaaatgaatattgGGTCTTCGTTCTCTACTCCAACCAAGTACCAAAAGTTCATACTTGCTGACTCAAAGGTAACCTTATTATACTAACGACAGCTGCTATAGAAATTTTCCAGtgtttaatatatattatatactttatgcttttttttcctaactcTTCCTTATTtactttcctctttttttcttgttaaatcCTTCACACTGATCTCTCTTTTGCAGGGAGCTAGAGTTCAGGGGATACTTTTTAATTATGCCATAGAAAAGATGGGTCCAAAGCTGAGGCTATACAAAAAATATCGCATCTCTAATGCAGATGTTAGGCATACTGCTGAAAAGTTTCGAATTGATGATCTTAAACTTCAATGGGTTATAGGAACAGACACAGTTGTTGAAGAAattgatgaagatgattctggtGTGTTGCCGTTTCGATTCACTTTTACAGAATATAAAGATCTTGGCCATTATGCAGACTCTACGAATGAAACTGTTGGTCAGTGCAATGctcatttttctttatattatatttatgtAAAACTCGAAATACCTCAATGCAGATGTCATTGGCGGCGCTGTTTAACAAATTCTTTCCCTTAATGTAGATGTCATTGGCGTTGTTGTTAATGCATCCTCTATCATTCCAGTCCATAAGGATTCTGGTGACTCGTCGGTGCAGAGATTTGTGCTTGTCAATGAAGAGTTAAGCATTGGCTTCTTCAATGAATCTGTTTGTCATGAATTATATATCTGTTCCTGTTGCAGCATCAGCTTTTACTGCAGTAATAACTGTTATCTTTTTTACTCTCCTTATGCATAGAATGAATCCTGTTGTACTATCTCTCTGGAACGAATTCATCGAAAACGAAGGAAAGGCAATTCTTCAGCAGAAGGATAAGTTTCCTGTTGTCGTATGTCGCAGGGTTAAGGTCGTCACATATGATGGTTAGTGGCACTGTTGCTAAGTATGCTTATTAGCTTTTCTTTCGAACTTTGTAACTATGTTATTCTTTAACTTGATAATATCAACAAAATAGGGATCGCTTTGTCAACTAAAAAAGACACAGCCATTCTTGTTAATCCACCAGTGAGAGATGCCAACCAACTCAAACACTGGTAGCTTCACTATTAAACTTCTTTTTCTTACATCTTATAACTAATCACTGCTATATTGAACACCCGTATGCTCTTTTTTCTGAGTTTTTGTAGGGCTGTTAGGCA containing:
- the LOC140035186 gene encoding replication protein A 70 kDa DNA-binding subunit B-like isoform X8, with translation MLFHFFIRRWILSFGFMASVFYLRFLLFYPAIGGMATAAASTVSFVPELGAIPSVAAAPKLLRISNVSESTRGWMTLVHVVEADRVKVASHGSISKSFRLFRFGDSQGIKVSAIVYDDNVPCVDGLLLPFRKYYISNAEIRRLAELPPDCFYPFYWVINSDTSIREATDVGLPVLPFYFGLRSYDSLHFVADTNNLINIMGVVVNSLPARDVYVEGILRRERDIIIVDQGKRPIILTLFGDYESIEGRAIENLMHAMPIIIAIRVRVTTKKCLSLSIHPSSIVLVCPDVLEAKLLDAWCTDNISELVRLVFDERAYLDPTVLLPPVRDLTVTTIADVLSCDPFDWGNAWIKGHVEVAWPCARSWHMACPHCYELYDYATTLGTLCLSCGLGIYAFPRAWIRLTVHDDTGYVNVIALGAEAERLIGVSAVYMYASTDDENFALYCRVSRQIKRSKLLLYIKRSTDVIRTETTTRYTVVACYPA
- the LOC140035186 gene encoding replication protein A 70 kDa DNA-binding subunit B-like isoform X7, whose product is MLFHFFIRRWILSFGFMASVFYLRFLLFYPAIGGMATAAASTVSFVPELGAIPCEPFDASSAVAAAPKLLRISNVSESTRGWMTLVHVVEADRVKVASHGSISKSFRLFRFGDSQGIKVSAIVYDDNVPCVDGLLLPFRKYYISNAEIRRLAELPPDCFYPFYWVINSDTSIREATDVGLPVLPFYFGLRSYDSLHFVADTNNLINIMGVVVNSLPARDVYVEGILRRERDIIIVDQGKRPIILTLFGDYESIEGRAIENLMHAMPIIIAIRVRVTTKKCLSLSIHPSSIVLVCPDVLEAKLLDAWCTDNISELVRLVFDERAYLDPTVLLPPVRDLTVTTIADVLSCDPFDWGNAWIKGHVEVAWPCARSWHMACPHCYELYDYATTLGTLCLSCGLGIYAFPRAWIRLTVHDDTGYVNVIALGAEAERLIGVSAVYMYASTDDENFALYCRVSRQIKRSKLLLYIKRSTDVIRTETTTRYTVVACYPA
- the LOC140035186 gene encoding replication protein A 70 kDa DNA-binding subunit B-like isoform X6, translating into MLFHFFIRRWILSFGFMASVFYLRFLLFYPAIGVRRITRWILCPFPGISSLLPSNWRYLINAPSFFPRALPEIFSFLPSNWRRITRWILCPFPGISSLLPSNWRYLINAPSFFPRALPEIFSFLPSNWRRITRWILSFGFMASVLYLGFLLFCPAIGGMATAAASTVSFVPELGAIPSVAAAPKLLRISNVSESTRGWMTLVHVVEADRVKVASHGSISKSFRLFRFGDSQGIKVSAIVYDDNVPCVDGLLLPFRKYYISNAEIRRLAELPPDCFYPFYWVINSDTSIREATDVGLPVLPFYFGLRSYDSLHFVADTNNLINIMGVVVNSLPARDVYVEGILRRERDIIIVDQGKRPIILTLFGDYESIEGRAIENLMHAMPIIIAIRVRVTTKKCLSLSIHPSSIVLVCPDVLEAKLLDAWCTDNISELVRLVFDERAYLDPTVLLPPVRDLTVTTIADVLSCDPFDWGNAWIKGHVEVAWPCARSWHMACPHCYELYDYATTLGTLCLSCGLGIYAFPRAWIRLTVHDDTGYVNVIALGAEAERLIGVSAVYMYASTDDENFALYCRVSRQIKRSKLLLYIKRSTDVIRTETTTRYTVVACYPA
- the LOC140035186 gene encoding replication protein A 70 kDa DNA-binding subunit D-like isoform X3, which encodes MDFILWIYGLRLLPEISSLLPSNWRRITRWILCPFPGISSLLPSNWRYLINAPSFFPRALPEIFSFLPSNWRRITRWILCPFPGISSLLPSNWRYLINAPSFFPRALPEIFSFLPSNWRRITRWILSFGFMASVLYLGFLLFCPAIGGISLMHPRFSHVLYLRFFLFYPAIGGMATAAASTVSFVPELGAIPCEPFDASSAVAAAPKLLRISNVSESTRGWMTLVHVVEADRVKVASHGSISKSFRLFRFGDSQGIKVSAIVYDDNVPCVDGLLLPFRKYYISNAEIRRLAELPPDCFYPFYWVINSDTSIREATDVGLPVLPFYFGLRSYDSLHFVADTNNLINIMGVVVNSLPARDVYVEGILRRERDIIIVDQGKRPIILTLFGDYESIEGRAIENLMHAMPIIIAIRVRVTTKKCLSLSIHPSSIVLVCPDVLEAKLLDAWCTDNISELVRLVFDERAYLDPTVLLPPVRDLTVTTIADVLSCDPFDWGNAWIKGHVEVAWPCARSWHMACPHCYELYDYATTLGTLCLSCGLGIYAFPRAWIRLTVHDDTGYVNVIALGAEAERLIGVSAVYMYASTDDENFALYCRVSRQIKRSKLLLYIKRSTDVIRTETTTRYTVVACYPA